DNA from Frateuria edaphi:
GCCGGCGGCGCGGAGCAGTCGCATGGAGTGTCCCTTGGTCGTGATCGACATGGTGAGCGATCATAGCCGATCGTGCCGCGAGCCCTTTGCGCGCCGCCTTTTGGAGTTCCCATGCCTACTGTCCAGCCCGGCAGCCTGTCGGTGGTCGCCACGCCGATCGGCAATCGCGACGACATTTCGGCGCGCGCGATCGCCACGCTGCGCGCCGCCGACGTGATCGCCGCGGAGGACACCCGCCACAGCCGTCCGTTGCTGCTTCACCACAACGTCGACGTGCCGCTGGTGGCGCTGCACGAGCACAACGAACGCGAGGTCGTTGATGGACTGGTGCGGCGGATGCTGGAAGGACAGGCGGTGGCGCTCATCTCCGACGCGGGGACGCCGCTGGTGAGCGATCCGGGATTCCGCCTGGTGCGGGCGGCACGCGCGGCGGGCATCCGCTGCGTGCCGGTGCCGGGTGCCTGCGCGGCGGTCGCGGCACTGTCGGTGGCAGGGCTCCCCAGCGACCGCTTCGTGTTCGAAGGTTTCCTGCCGCCGAAGGCCGCGGCACGGCGCAGCCGCCTTCAGGAGCTGGCCGGCGAGCCCCGCACGCTCATCTTCTATGAGTCGTCCCATCGCGTGGCCGAAAGCCTGGCGGACATGCGCGAGGTATTCGGTGG
Protein-coding regions in this window:
- the rsmI gene encoding 16S rRNA (cytidine(1402)-2'-O)-methyltransferase; translated protein: MPTVQPGSLSVVATPIGNRDDISARAIATLRAADVIAAEDTRHSRPLLLHHNVDVPLVALHEHNEREVVDGLVRRMLEGQAVALISDAGTPLVSDPGFRLVRAARAAGIRCVPVPGACAAVAALSVAGLPSDRFVFEGFLPPKAAARRSRLQELAGEPRTLIFYESSHRVAESLADMREVFGGAREAVLARELTKLFETVIGEPLDELALRVASDPDQQRGECVILVAGRGEETDARLAEGQRVFALLREELPPAKAARLAAAITGAPRKALYQM